The following proteins are encoded in a genomic region of Brachypodium distachyon strain Bd21 chromosome 1, Brachypodium_distachyon_v3.0, whole genome shotgun sequence:
- the LOC104582146 gene encoding N66 matrix protein-like codes for MSGGGGGYGGGRGQGRAWQGGRGRFNNSGYNNPQGGGGVNYQQGRGNFGNNNSRRFGNNSNPIPDLGIGSGNNPGNNSGFNGARGGRGSQARQQQNSGRPPNSAASSRASGSNAVAGPAASSPATDVPQRQGRSPNSGKPLVCQKCNSDGAYLTTMQREDVM; via the coding sequence ATGTCTGGTGGGGGTGGTGGCTATGGTGGTGGCAGAGGTCAGGGGCGGGCATGGCAAGGTGGTCGGGGGCGGTTCAACAATTCTGGCTACAACAACCCTCAGGGCGGTGGGGGCGTGAACTATCAGCAAGGCCGTGGGAACTTTGGCAACAACAACTCTAGACGTTTCGGTAACAACTCCAATCCCATTCCAGATTTGGGTATTGGGTCTGGCAACAATCCCGGGAACAATTCGGGTTTCAATGGTGCTCGTGGAGGTAGGGGATCCCAGGCTAGACAACAGCAGAACTCGGGGCGGCCACCCAATTCCGCTGCCTCTTCCAGGGCGAGTGGTTCCAACGCTGTGGCTGGTCCAGCTGCTTCCTCTCCAGCGACTGATGTGCCACAACGTCAAGGCCGTTCTCCAAACTCTGGAAAACCTTTGGTCTGTCAGAAGTGCAACAGTGATGGGGCATACCTCACAACAATGCAAAGAGAAGATGTTATGTGA